The Arachis duranensis cultivar V14167 chromosome 9, aradu.V14167.gnm2.J7QH, whole genome shotgun sequence genomic sequence TCGAGCGAATAAAGGACAAGAAGATACTGCCTGAATCAACCTTCCAGTTCGATAAAGATGAGTGTCCACAAATTCGGGAGAAGATTGAAAAGAGGAGTTGGGAAAAGCTCACTAACCCGGAAGCAAGAGCAAATGCAAACCTCATcagagaattttatgcaaatgtgGTTAGAGAAGACAAGACCACAGCCCCCATCTTCAAGAGTTATGTAAGAGGAATAGAGGTATATTTTAGCCCCAATGCAATCACTAGAGTTCTCCACTTGAAATCCCCACGTTTTGTTGAGCTTGGTTACCAAGAAAGAATAAATAAGGGCGCCGACAATGATGAATTAGAAGAGATCGTGGGTGACATATGTATTATGGGATCTAACTGGGAAAGGTATTCAGATAAGAGACCCCGGTTCATCAGGAGAGGAGACCTCATCCCGGAAGCCAAGGGTTGGTTTGAGCTTGTGAGACGATCTATCCTTCCAGCAGCAAACAATTCTGAGGTCAATATTACTCAAGCTACCATGGTACACTGCTTGATAAAGGGTGGAAGCATCAATGTGCACGAAATTATAGCTGAAGGAATCCAAGAATCAGCCGAGAAGAAGGATTCAGGTGCtagactttggtaccccagcaccatcCTTAGATTATGCATGAAAGCCAAGGTAGTCTTTGAGGACAGCAATCCAACTTGGATAGGTCTTGGGAGATCACTTACACTCCAACGCATAACCCATGTGACTCCAGCTCAACAGCAGAAAAGACCCCATCTAAGGAAGAGGACATCAGAAGAAGCACAAGAGGAAGAGCCTCTCCAAGGAGAACCCCAACCCACGGAATATCGTCAAGAAGGATATCATGACCCAACCAACATCAACTTGGGTCACATCCGAGGAGCCATTGATGATTTGTCAAGGATATACATGGAAGGACAAGAACAACAAATGCAACTTCAATCTCAGAGAATGGATCGGCAAAAGGAAATGCTAACAAATTGGATGAATCAACAAAAGGAATGGCAGAAACAGCTAATGGAACATCAACAAGAGCACTATTCCCAGCTTACTCAAGCCATCAACCAAGTGTCTGAAAGGCAAGAAAGCCAAGATAAATGCCTCCAGAAACTCAATCAACGCCAGATAAAtcagatgaaagcattcaacgaATTTAGTGTGCTAAATGAAAGAAGGCAACTGCATCGAGAAGAATTCAACATCAACACTCAGGCAAAGTTAAACTATGTGGTTGAGCATATGCATCACCTGCACCCTGACATCCCAAGCTATGAGACAGTTCGCAAGAACTTAACTGAACAAGAGGAAGGGAAGGTGAAACAGCAAaaggaagcattaaagaagaagatggaggatgcCGGTTTCTGGAAAAAGTTAATGGGGAAGCGCAAGGGGAATGGACACTCAAGTAATCAAGGAGAATCCCAAGGGAGCAGAAGAGAAGAGCAAGCCAacaagtgaaaggtggtgaagttccttcttagtttaccttcttttccaaagctttaaataaggaaaatcatgtatgaaatagaacatgcttccatggtagCTTAGGATTTTCAATTATGCATTTAAGTTTCATTGCTTAGGTTTATTTTATTGAGCCTAATGTCTTGAATGCTCACTTTCATGTTATTGAATGCTTAGGTTTATGTTATTGAatgcttgtctctttaagttaatcaaaaaacaaaatgttatgggaagaacaagagtggagtcattttgtgaaatgcattctgaatgtttgtggtaggatgattagtaagctaagttggttcaccaagaaaggaaagaaagcaactatccatCCTAAGTCCTATGTTTGAGACACATTCTTTGAGGCTGGATAAACAATAATATCCcaacaagaagagaaaaagagtaatacaagtgaaaataagaaagaaaacacaataagaaacaatgctaggcaccaagggtttcaaaattgaggcatgtgtctgtggtgtttatgtacaagggatatacttggatgaataagctcttaggggtgccttatcacttggtaacttggattaactaatccgggattatcagctgaaagtccactatcaagagtaacctttgctacagagcacttagtaacccaaagaggtgctggacaccaaggtcttcCTCAAGCCTCTTttccccatacatacacaccacaggcatatggtttgtcatttttgtttcttgagaccttggtgtccaacacctctttgggtcaCTAAGTGCTCTGTACCAAGGGTTACTCtagatagtggactttcagctgataatcccggattagttaacccaagttaccaagtgataagtgatgccaaggcatctaggccagtttcattaaccttttctttactgttttagggtagtttcatgcattttcctagtgaataaggcaagttttgggtgaaaacacacttacaccttcattcaagcaactattgtgaattttgcatgatttcatgagatttttgccagaattgcatgagaatttgacgatgcataatctcatgactttggctagagctttgatgcactttaattgcttgatttcaggacNNNNNNNNNNNNNNNNNNNNNNNNNNNNNNNNNNNNNNNNNNNNNNNNNNNNNNNNNNNNNNNNNNNNNNNNNNNNNNNNNNNNNNNNNNNNNNNNNNNNNNNNNNNNNNNNNNNNNNNNNNNNNNNNNNNNNNNagaaaagtgatcaccaataacgcctgcgaagccattcatagcttacgttaagagccacgttaactaagttaactaagttaatgtggtacttaacgtagaagaaaaagaggactccacgttaacaagaaacatgaactccaataacgtttctcctcaacgttagtggtaaaagtgaacaccactaacgttgggaaactaggcaatgccccacgttaagaatcacgttaacttagttaacgtgaactctaacgtggaagaggatcaacaacgccaacgttagtgacactcacttttgtcactaacgttggatcattagcattgcctacgttaactctcacgttacgattgttaacgtgagagttaacgtggagttgaattcaaagaaccaacattagtgacactcacttctgtcactaacgttgggagatggcttcattactacattaagagccacgttaacttagttctaacgtagggacttaaggcaattggagcgttagtgataaaggtgagtgtcactaacgctctcgaaggtgatagagacccacgttaagagctacgttagccaAGCTAACGAGAAATCTAACGTATGGGCaagaggcaagcaacgttaatgggaaaagtgattcccattaacgtttgcgaaaaggggcacaagccaacgttaatgggaaaagtgagtcccattaacgttggccaaggattAAGTAAGAAACGTTAGTATTCATGTTAAGGTTTCTAACGTTGGAATTAACGTgggtatataagggtggaacgttagtggaaaaagtgaatgccactaacgttctcgcactCAAAATAATAcccaacgtta encodes the following:
- the LOC127741551 gene encoding uncharacterized protein LOC127741551; its protein translation is MGSNWERYSDKRPRFIRRGDLIPEAKGWFELVRRSILPAANNSEVNITQATMVHCLIKGGSINVHEIIAEGIQESAEKKDSGARLWYPSTILRLCMKAKVVFEDSNPTWIGLGRSLTLQRITHVTPAQQQKRPHLRKRTSEEAQEEEPLQGEPQPTEYRQEGYHDPTNINLGHIRGAIDDLSRIYMEGQEQQMQLQSQRMDRQKEMLTNWMNQQKEWQKQLMEHQQEHYSQLTQAINQVSERQESQDKCLQKLNQRQINQMKAFNEFSVLNERRQLHREEFNINTQAKLNYVVEHMHHLHPDIPSYETVRKNLTEQEEGKVKQQKEALKKKMEDAGFWKKLMGKRKGNGHSIVKDVGRNDLATLIDSSQEVAKKSLEKATECVRCLEEDMAKARENMKFGFDATLRNCNALWIMKLILCK